Proteins encoded in a region of the Streptomyces sp. NBC_00310 genome:
- a CDS encoding beta-N-acetylglucosaminidase domain-containing protein translates to MASITPRLPRPERPHRPPTSPTTRRPRKARRLRWALLLALSLSLPSLPSAAAAPSAAKPPPVPEVWPTPRHIEGGERQLAVPGRVVEVVGPDTDPAARRVVEAALRAAGADRIVTVPAGERPPAAGLTVYVGGPGENPATEGALRRLGVKSPAGLPAEGYVLASGRHAGRALLALSGTDTTGTFYAAQTLRQLLTRKRLPEVTVRDWPTAKLRGVIEGFYGTPWTHAERLRQLDFYGRTKQNVYVYSPKDDPYLRERWRDAYPAAQLGRLRELVDRAAAHHVRFTYALSPGLSVCYSSADDVTALVRKFASLYDIGVRSFAIPLDDISYTKWNCAADEEKFGSGGGAAGAAQAQLLNRVWEEFSAGRTGLQPLEMVPTEYSDLADTPYKKALRERLDPDVVVEWTGVGVIAPTITAAQLRQAREVYGHPILVWDNYPVNDYVTSRLLLGPYTGREADVARESVGVTANPMVQAEASKLALFTSAAYLWNADAYDPRAAFLASVRDLAGPGAAKWLRIFAENSYSSQLDATESPTLTKLVADFREAYEEDSGLDRAAAALRSYFTDMAATPSKLRGRLANPGFLKETSPWLDKLGSYGGAGLTAVDLLLAGKRGDAEAVSTYWNRLRSERKALDAVPQQVSPGVMDQFLYSAMLQHAPDPGVDASFAPGSLSLKPGASGTATLRFSSSAEARTVTWKLDVPDGVTASPAEGTVTVPAGGSASATVTVTGVAEGVHSVVVSGSGVLDRAIPVRVTDGDGTPRALTANFSGASVSSIDLSSGKSTDIAVGNNPGDVVVSADGRTAYAANQGSDSVSVIDVARGTVTGTVAVGRVPAGLAVTPDGGTLWVANYTDGTVQPVDTGTLKAGATVTVGSGPENMAITPDGRTLYVANIHDNTVTPVDLDTRKAGAAIPVGPRPFNVVAAPDGKRVYVSNSGGSTVTPIDTATNDTEPTLLVSGQAYGLGLSPDGRTLWVSPSTGDHVTPVDTVTGAPGAKVTVGRSAFDVGLDWDGGTAYVTTADGNRLVPVDTASGTAGAPLTTGAYPLAVALTPVPVP, encoded by the coding sequence ATGGCTTCAATCACCCCTCGCCTCCCACGCCCCGAACGCCCCCACAGACCCCCCACATCCCCCACGACCCGCAGGCCCAGGAAAGCCCGGCGTCTGCGCTGGGCCCTGTTGCTGGCCCTGAGCCTGAGCCTCCCCTCCCTGCCCTCGGCCGCCGCCGCGCCGTCCGCCGCGAAGCCCCCGCCGGTCCCCGAGGTGTGGCCGACGCCCCGGCACATCGAGGGCGGCGAGCGTCAACTCGCCGTTCCCGGCCGGGTGGTGGAGGTTGTCGGGCCGGACACCGACCCCGCCGCCCGCCGGGTCGTCGAGGCCGCGCTGCGGGCGGCCGGGGCCGACCGGATCGTCACCGTCCCGGCCGGTGAACGCCCGCCCGCCGCCGGACTCACCGTCTATGTCGGCGGCCCCGGCGAAAACCCGGCGACCGAGGGCGCGTTGCGGCGGCTGGGCGTCAAGTCCCCGGCCGGGCTGCCCGCGGAGGGGTACGTCCTGGCCTCCGGCCGCCACGCGGGGCGCGCCCTGCTCGCTCTCTCCGGCACCGACACCACCGGCACCTTCTACGCCGCCCAGACCCTCCGCCAGCTCCTCACCCGCAAGCGCCTGCCCGAGGTCACGGTCCGCGACTGGCCCACGGCCAAGCTGCGCGGCGTCATCGAGGGCTTCTACGGCACCCCGTGGACCCACGCCGAGCGGCTGCGCCAACTCGACTTCTACGGCCGCACCAAGCAGAACGTGTACGTCTACTCCCCCAAGGACGACCCCTACCTCCGGGAACGCTGGCGCGACGCGTACCCGGCCGCCCAGCTGGGCCGGTTGCGCGAGCTCGTCGACCGGGCAGCCGCCCACCACGTCCGCTTCACCTACGCCCTCTCCCCCGGCCTGTCGGTGTGCTACTCCTCGGCCGACGACGTCACGGCGCTGGTCCGCAAGTTCGCCTCGCTGTACGACATCGGCGTGCGCTCCTTCGCGATCCCGCTGGACGACATCAGCTACACGAAGTGGAACTGCGCGGCGGACGAGGAGAAGTTCGGCAGCGGGGGCGGGGCCGCCGGTGCCGCCCAGGCCCAGTTGCTGAACCGGGTGTGGGAGGAGTTCTCCGCCGGGCGCACCGGGCTCCAACCGCTGGAGATGGTCCCCACCGAGTACTCCGACCTCGCCGACACCCCGTACAAGAAGGCGCTGCGCGAGCGGCTGGACCCGGACGTGGTCGTCGAGTGGACCGGCGTCGGCGTGATCGCGCCGACCATCACCGCCGCGCAGCTGCGGCAGGCGCGGGAGGTCTACGGGCACCCGATCCTGGTCTGGGACAACTACCCGGTCAACGACTACGTCACCAGCCGTCTCCTCCTCGGCCCCTACACCGGCAGGGAGGCGGACGTGGCCCGTGAGTCCGTCGGCGTCACCGCCAACCCGATGGTGCAGGCCGAGGCGAGCAAGCTCGCCCTGTTCACGTCGGCGGCCTATCTGTGGAACGCGGACGCGTACGACCCCAGGGCGGCCTTCCTCGCCTCCGTCCGGGATCTGGCGGGGCCTGGCGCCGCCAAGTGGCTGCGGATCTTCGCCGAGAACAGCTACTCCTCCCAGCTGGACGCCACCGAGTCCCCGACGCTGACCAAGCTCGTCGCCGACTTCCGCGAGGCGTACGAGGAGGACAGCGGTCTCGACCGGGCGGCGGCCGCGCTGCGGTCCTACTTCACCGACATGGCGGCCACACCCTCGAAGTTGCGCGGCCGCCTCGCCAACCCCGGTTTCCTGAAGGAGACTTCGCCCTGGCTCGACAAGCTCGGCTCGTACGGCGGCGCCGGACTGACCGCCGTGGATCTGCTGCTGGCAGGCAAGCGGGGTGACGCCGAGGCAGTGTCGACGTACTGGAACCGGCTGCGGAGCGAGCGCAAGGCGCTGGACGCGGTCCCGCAGCAGGTGTCGCCCGGGGTGATGGACCAGTTCCTGTACAGCGCGATGCTCCAGCACGCCCCCGACCCCGGCGTCGACGCCTCCTTCGCCCCGGGGTCGCTCTCCTTGAAACCCGGGGCCTCCGGCACGGCGACCCTCCGTTTCTCCTCCTCCGCCGAGGCACGGACGGTGACCTGGAAACTCGACGTGCCGGACGGTGTCACCGCCTCCCCCGCCGAGGGAACCGTGACCGTCCCCGCCGGGGGCAGCGCCTCGGCCACCGTCACCGTGACCGGTGTCGCCGAGGGCGTCCACTCCGTCGTGGTGTCCGGCTCGGGCGTCCTCGACCGGGCGATCCCGGTCCGGGTCACCGACGGGGACGGCACGCCGCGCGCCCTGACGGCCAACTTCAGTGGCGCGTCGGTCAGTTCGATCGACCTGTCGTCCGGCAAGAGCACGGACATCGCCGTCGGGAACAACCCCGGTGACGTGGTCGTGAGCGCCGACGGCCGTACCGCCTACGCCGCGAACCAGGGCTCCGACTCGGTCAGTGTCATCGACGTGGCGCGCGGCACGGTCACCGGCACGGTCGCGGTGGGCCGCGTCCCCGCCGGGCTCGCGGTCACACCGGACGGCGGCACCCTGTGGGTCGCCAACTACACGGACGGCACGGTCCAGCCCGTGGACACAGGCACACTCAAGGCCGGTGCGACCGTCACGGTCGGGTCGGGGCCGGAGAACATGGCGATCACCCCCGACGGCCGGACGTTGTACGTGGCGAACATCCACGACAACACCGTCACGCCGGTCGACCTCGACACCCGGAAGGCAGGGGCGGCGATCCCCGTCGGCCCCCGCCCGTTCAACGTCGTCGCCGCACCGGACGGGAAGCGGGTGTACGTGTCCAACTCCGGTGGTTCGACCGTGACTCCGATCGACACGGCGACGAACGACACCGAGCCGACACTCCTGGTCTCCGGCCAGGCGTACGGCCTCGGCCTGTCGCCGGACGGGCGGACTCTGTGGGTGAGCCCCAGCACCGGGGACCACGTCACGCCCGTCGACACGGTGACCGGCGCCCCCGGCGCGAAGGTCACCGTCGGCAGGTCCGCCTTCGATGTCGGCCTGGACTGGGACGGCGGCACGGCCTACGTCACCACGGCCGACGGCAACAGGCTGGTGCCCGTCGACACGGCGTCCGGCACCGCCGGGGCACCGCTGACGACCGGCGCCTATCCGCTGGCGGTCGCGCTGACGCCCGTACCGGTGCCGTAG
- a CDS encoding SIS domain-containing protein — MSVESANASVTEPVSADRFAREGLAVLNRLTGSARADVSAAAALIADCVREDGVVQAFGTGHSQALVLELAGRAGGFVPTNRIQMADLVLFGGDHPSGLDDPLLEREPGIAVRLYELADPRPQDLFVVVSNSGVNNVIVEMALHAKERGHRLLALTSLAHTHSVAATHPSGKKLADLADVVLDNAAPRGDALLELPTGGAVCALSTLTGVMLVQMTVAEAAAQLLASGDRPPVYVSANVPGGFEGNLELEKRYAGRIRRTAS; from the coding sequence GTGTCCGTCGAGTCCGCCAACGCGTCCGTGACCGAGCCGGTGAGCGCCGACCGCTTCGCGCGCGAGGGCCTGGCCGTCCTGAACCGTCTCACCGGGTCCGCGCGCGCCGACGTGAGCGCCGCCGCGGCGCTGATCGCCGACTGTGTCCGCGAGGACGGCGTCGTCCAGGCCTTCGGCACCGGCCACTCCCAGGCCCTGGTCCTCGAACTCGCCGGCCGCGCGGGCGGCTTCGTGCCCACCAACCGGATCCAGATGGCCGACCTCGTCCTCTTCGGCGGCGACCACCCCAGCGGCCTCGACGACCCGCTCCTCGAACGCGAGCCCGGCATAGCGGTCCGCCTCTACGAGCTGGCCGACCCCCGCCCCCAGGACCTCTTCGTCGTCGTCTCCAACTCCGGTGTCAACAACGTCATCGTCGAGATGGCCCTGCACGCCAAGGAACGCGGCCACCGCCTCCTCGCCCTCACCTCCCTCGCCCACACCCACTCCGTGGCCGCCACCCACCCCAGCGGCAAGAAGCTCGCCGACCTCGCCGACGTGGTCCTCGACAACGCCGCCCCGCGCGGCGACGCGCTGCTGGAGCTGCCGACCGGCGGTGCCGTGTGCGCGCTGTCCACCCTGACCGGCGTCATGCTCGTGCAGATGACGGTCGCCGAGGCGGCCGCCCAGCTCCTCGCCTCCGGTGACCGCCCTCCGGTCTATGTCTCCGCCAACGTGCCCGGCGGTTTCGAGGGCAACCTGGAGCTGGAGAAGCGGTACGCCGGACGGATCCGGCGTACCGCCAGTTGA
- a CDS encoding MurR/RpiR family transcriptional regulator: protein MPSTDVTTLIRTELPRLAGSLRKVGELILEDPAAVTHCSAAELGRRTGTSQATVTRFCRAIGLDSYQHLLIELAQERGRGESSEWGSAEIGPDISPDDSLERVVQVVGTADLRAVQQTIDRIDLDSVERAAQAVARARRVDVYGVGGSGAVAQETETRLFRIGCAVRGWTEVHAATTSAALLTPADVAIGISHSGATRETIEPFELAKDRGATTVALTADPRSPLARAADIRLISSSSETSFRTGSIGARHSVLMLIDCLYVRVGQLSYQRASASLALTDHIAGAHAVKSRRSR, encoded by the coding sequence ATGCCCTCGACCGATGTCACCACCCTGATCCGCACCGAGTTGCCCCGGCTGGCCGGCTCCCTGCGGAAGGTCGGCGAGCTGATCCTGGAGGATCCCGCCGCCGTCACGCACTGCTCGGCCGCGGAGCTGGGCCGCCGCACCGGCACCTCCCAGGCCACGGTCACCCGGTTCTGCCGGGCCATCGGCCTCGACTCCTACCAGCACCTGCTGATCGAGCTGGCCCAGGAACGGGGCCGGGGTGAGTCCTCCGAGTGGGGCAGCGCCGAGATCGGCCCGGACATCTCCCCCGACGACAGCCTGGAGCGGGTCGTCCAGGTCGTCGGCACCGCCGATCTGCGGGCCGTCCAGCAGACCATCGACCGGATCGACCTGGACTCCGTCGAGCGCGCGGCCCAGGCCGTGGCCCGCGCCCGGCGCGTCGACGTGTACGGCGTCGGCGGCAGCGGCGCGGTCGCGCAGGAGACGGAGACCCGGCTGTTCCGCATCGGCTGCGCGGTGCGCGGCTGGACCGAGGTGCACGCGGCCACCACCTCGGCCGCCCTGCTCACCCCGGCGGACGTGGCGATCGGCATCTCCCACTCCGGCGCCACCCGCGAGACGATCGAGCCGTTCGAGCTGGCCAAGGACCGTGGCGCCACCACCGTCGCCCTGACCGCCGACCCGCGCTCACCGCTGGCCCGCGCCGCCGACATCCGGCTCATCTCCTCCTCCTCGGAGACCAGCTTCCGCACCGGCAGCATCGGCGCCCGCCACTCCGTGCTGATGCTGATCGACTGCCTCTACGTCCGCGTCGGCCAGCTCTCCTACCAGCGGGCGAGCGCCTCCCTGGCGCTGACCGACCACATCGCCGGCGCACACGCCGTGAAGTCCCGGCGGAGCCGCTGA